In a single window of the Methanofollis ethanolicus genome:
- a CDS encoding PAS domain S-box protein, whose translation MEAKEEQDTASRILRTLRLRPRGMTITEVAKKTRINRNSVSKHLEVLRVAGQVDAAVIGNAKVYAIAQRVPLSSFLCFTRNMILVLDSAFRIVQVNDRFLDLAGVEKRAVIGLYIEDAPLPIISDRGVLGTIRDVRREQVHTDVSCRLDDGEFFFSMQVIPTVFDDGERGCTVVLEDITARKQYERALQLSEAKFRAIVQDQAEPLCRFLPGGRITFVNRAFCETFDVSEEDLAGTTLWQFVPPSMHAWIVKKLRRLGPGNAVCTLDIPVALPDSAETRWFSWTIRAIVNGDAMLREYQGTGTDITAARHLEEKKHHYIEKMEFLARTAMEFVNLAHDADIYALIARRIAELVPGAGITVLSYDEDDGQFLVRAMMDENFRDGVKDIVGREVVGVAIPLIGALSSPYFNDIKTLLENGTADYRLSREPGDGGIPMSAITVGRFSEEVCRDILKRWDFIRACMFALLWEGQVFGNIMVLLPRGRDLTEREVVYSFVKQASIALSRQFTGERLQRSERRLRDIIDLLPYPVAVIDREGYILFLNRKFTAVFGYTLDDIPDCDTWFRTAFPDPAERQKAVRAWTSDLDTAGTGEVRPRFFRVRCRDGRTKAVLFRPVMLSDSTRYVACEDVSEAERIHGVLLAEIASLRRRQGPKKFSG comes from the coding sequence ATGGAGGCGAAAGAGGAGCAGGACACGGCGTCCCGCATCCTGAGGACGCTGAGGCTCAGGCCTCGGGGGATGACGATCACAGAGGTCGCAAAAAAGACCCGGATCAACCGGAACTCGGTCTCGAAACACCTTGAGGTGCTGCGGGTTGCGGGGCAGGTCGATGCGGCGGTCATCGGCAATGCGAAGGTCTACGCGATCGCCCAGCGCGTCCCCCTCTCCTCCTTCCTCTGTTTCACCAGGAACATGATCCTGGTCCTCGACAGTGCCTTCCGGATCGTCCAGGTCAACGACCGCTTCCTCGACCTTGCCGGCGTGGAGAAGAGGGCAGTTATCGGGCTGTATATCGAGGACGCTCCCCTCCCGATCATCTCTGACAGAGGGGTGCTGGGGACCATCCGGGATGTCAGGCGTGAGCAGGTCCACACTGATGTTTCCTGCAGGCTGGATGACGGGGAGTTCTTCTTCAGCATGCAGGTGATCCCGACCGTCTTCGACGATGGCGAGCGGGGGTGCACCGTCGTCCTCGAGGACATCACCGCGAGAAAACAGTATGAACGGGCGTTGCAGCTCAGCGAGGCGAAGTTCCGGGCCATCGTACAGGACCAGGCAGAACCTCTCTGCCGCTTCCTGCCGGGCGGCAGGATCACCTTCGTGAACCGTGCCTTCTGCGAGACCTTCGACGTCAGCGAGGAGGACCTCGCCGGCACGACCCTGTGGCAGTTCGTCCCCCCGTCCATGCATGCCTGGATCGTGAAAAAACTCCGCAGACTCGGCCCGGGCAATGCGGTCTGCACCCTCGATATCCCGGTCGCCCTGCCGGACTCTGCGGAGACCCGCTGGTTCTCCTGGACGATCCGTGCAATCGTCAACGGCGACGCCATGCTCAGGGAGTACCAGGGCACAGGGACCGACATCACCGCGGCCCGGCACCTGGAGGAGAAAAAACACCATTACATCGAAAAGATGGAGTTCCTGGCACGGACGGCGATGGAGTTCGTTAACCTCGCGCATGACGCCGACATCTACGCGCTCATCGCCAGGCGGATCGCCGAACTCGTGCCGGGCGCGGGCATTACGGTCCTCTCCTACGACGAGGACGACGGCCAGTTTCTGGTGCGGGCGATGATGGACGAGAACTTCAGGGACGGGGTAAAAGACATCGTGGGGCGGGAAGTGGTCGGCGTGGCCATCCCCTTGATCGGTGCCCTTTCGTCCCCGTATTTCAACGACATCAAGACCCTGCTGGAGAACGGGACGGCCGACTATCGTCTTTCCCGCGAACCCGGCGACGGAGGCATCCCGATGTCCGCCATCACGGTGGGGCGGTTCTCCGAGGAGGTCTGCCGGGATATCCTCAAACGCTGGGACTTCATCAGGGCGTGCATGTTCGCCCTCCTCTGGGAGGGGCAGGTCTTCGGGAACATCATGGTCCTCCTCCCCCGCGGCCGTGACCTCACGGAGAGGGAGGTGGTCTATTCATTCGTCAAACAGGCGTCCATCGCTCTCAGTCGGCAGTTCACGGGGGAGCGTCTCCAGAGGAGCGAGAGGCGGTTGCGGGACATCATCGACCTTCTGCCCTACCCGGTCGCCGTCATCGACAGGGAGGGGTATATCCTCTTCCTGAACAGGAAGTTCACCGCAGTCTTCGGGTACACCCTCGATGATATCCCTGACTGCGACACCTGGTTCAGGACCGCCTTCCCTGACCCTGCGGAGCGGCAAAAGGCTGTCAGGGCCTGGACATCAGACCTCGACACTGCCGGCACCGGCGAGGTCAGACCGCGGTTCTTCAGGGTGCGGTGCCGGGACGGCAGGACAAAGGCCGTCCTCTTCAGGCCGGTGATGCTCAGCGACAGCACCCGCTATGTCGCCTGCGAGGACGTCTCCGAGGCCGAACGCATCCACGGCGTCCTCCTCGCCGAGATTGCCAGCCTCAGAAGGAGGCAGGGGCCGAAAAAATTCTCCGGATAA
- the mcrA gene encoding coenzyme-B sulfoethylthiotransferase subunit alpha: MAKIERAQKLFLKALKEKFQGQDVQSEKTEFYNFNGVRQSPRKCEFMKESRAVEMQRGISMYDPERCHLGGIPMGQRQLMTYEVSGTGVFVEGDDLHFVNNAAMQQMWDEIRRTVIVGMDMAHATLQKRLGKEVTPETINEYLHILNHAMPGGAVVQEHMVETHPALTDDCYVKVFTGDDELADDIEPQFLINIEKLFPKKQAEDLKAEVGKSMFQAIHIPSIVSRTCDGGTTSRWSAMQIGMSFIAAYRMCAGEAAVADLSFAAKHAGVIQMASILPARRARGPNEPGGIKFGHFADMIQTDRKYPNDPAKASLEVVGAGCMLFDQIWLGSYMSGGVGFTQYATAAYTDNILDEFTYYGMDYIKDKYNVDWRNPSADDKVKPTQDVVNDIATEVTLNALEQYEQFPTMMEDHFGGSQRAGVMAAASGLSTSIATGNSNAGLNGWYLSMIIHKDAWSRLGFFGYDLQDQCGSANSLSMEPDRGLMGELRGPNYPNYAMNVGHQGEYSAIVAGSHYGRGDAFCLEPLIKITFADPSLKFDFAEPRREFAKGAIREFMPAGERSLIIPAR; the protein is encoded by the coding sequence ATGGCAAAGATTGAGAGAGCACAGAAACTGTTCCTGAAGGCACTCAAGGAGAAGTTCCAGGGACAGGATGTGCAGTCTGAGAAGACTGAGTTCTATAACTTCAATGGCGTTCGCCAGTCCCCGAGAAAGTGCGAGTTCATGAAGGAGTCCCGCGCCGTCGAGATGCAGCGTGGTATCTCCATGTACGACCCCGAGCGCTGCCACCTTGGCGGTATCCCGATGGGCCAGCGCCAGCTGATGACCTACGAGGTCTCCGGCACCGGCGTCTTCGTCGAGGGCGACGACCTGCACTTCGTCAACAACGCTGCCATGCAGCAGATGTGGGACGAGATCCGCCGGACTGTTATCGTCGGCATGGACATGGCCCACGCCACCCTGCAGAAGCGTCTGGGCAAGGAAGTCACCCCTGAGACGATCAACGAGTACCTCCACATCCTCAACCACGCGATGCCCGGCGGCGCAGTCGTCCAGGAACACATGGTCGAGACTCACCCGGCCCTCACCGACGACTGCTACGTGAAGGTCTTCACCGGCGACGACGAACTCGCCGACGACATCGAGCCCCAGTTCCTCATCAACATCGAGAAGCTCTTCCCGAAGAAGCAGGCCGAGGACCTCAAGGCCGAGGTCGGCAAGTCGATGTTCCAGGCAATCCACATCCCGTCCATCGTCTCCAGGACGTGCGACGGCGGTACGACCTCCCGCTGGTCTGCAATGCAGATCGGTATGTCCTTCATCGCTGCATACCGCATGTGCGCCGGTGAAGCGGCAGTCGCCGACCTCTCCTTCGCTGCAAAGCACGCCGGCGTCATCCAGATGGCATCCATCCTCCCGGCCCGCCGTGCACGCGGTCCGAACGAGCCCGGCGGCATCAAGTTCGGCCACTTCGCCGATATGATCCAGACCGACCGCAAGTACCCGAACGACCCGGCCAAGGCATCCCTCGAAGTCGTCGGTGCAGGCTGCATGCTCTTCGACCAGATCTGGCTCGGGTCCTACATGTCCGGCGGTGTCGGTTTCACCCAGTACGCGACCGCCGCGTACACCGACAACATCCTCGATGAGTTCACCTACTACGGCATGGACTACATCAAGGACAAGTACAACGTCGACTGGAGAAACCCGTCCGCAGATGACAAGGTCAAGCCGACTCAGGACGTCGTCAACGACATCGCTACCGAGGTCACCCTCAACGCCCTCGAGCAGTACGAGCAGTTCCCGACCATGATGGAAGACCACTTCGGCGGTTCCCAGCGCGCCGGTGTCATGGCAGCAGCCTCCGGTCTCTCCACCTCGATTGCAACCGGCAACTCCAACGCCGGTCTCAATGGCTGGTACCTTTCCATGATCATCCACAAGGATGCATGGTCCAGGCTCGGCTTCTTCGGCTACGACTTGCAGGACCAGTGCGGCTCGGCAAACTCCCTCTCCATGGAGCCCGACCGCGGTCTGATGGGCGAACTCCGTGGCCCGAACTACCCGAACTACGCCATGAACGTCGGTCACCAGGGCGAGTACTCCGCTATCGTCGCCGGTTCCCACTACGGCCGCGGCGATGCGTTCTGCCTCGAGCCCCTGATCAAGATCACCTTCGCCGACCCGTCCCTGAAGTTCGACTTCGCCGAACCCAGGCGCGAGTTTGCAAAGGGTGCGATCCGCGAGTTCATGCCCGCGGGCGAGCGCTCCCTGATCATCCCGGCCAGGTAA
- a CDS encoding 4Fe-4S binding protein has translation MKQTLPTSRLAADAKKMGIDLFGVAAAEGFLDPAYLGKRPQDVFPGLASVVVIGVTVPKGAFKPLPRGRAQYTNTLMAGTATLRVAAFALARSLEDEGYDAAIVPCEGSEFGYWYADRKTLMADLSIKYAAWRAGLGSFGKNHLLITDRFGPRVRLAAVLTDAPLDPGHPKGGLLSDRCAGCTRCIEACPVGAITPDGIDRQACAAYMFGDLGGLRCGMCIRACPLVER, from the coding sequence ATGAAGCAGACTTTACCTACATCCCGCCTTGCCGCCGATGCAAAAAAAATGGGTATCGACCTCTTCGGCGTGGCGGCGGCCGAAGGATTTTTAGACCCGGCATATCTCGGGAAGCGCCCGCAGGATGTTTTTCCCGGCCTCGCCTCCGTCGTTGTCATCGGCGTGACAGTGCCTAAGGGGGCTTTCAAACCCCTTCCCCGGGGCAGGGCACAATACACAAACACCCTGATGGCCGGGACTGCAACCCTCCGCGTCGCTGCCTTCGCTCTGGCCCGGAGCCTCGAAGATGAGGGATATGATGCGGCGATCGTCCCGTGCGAGGGGAGCGAGTTCGGGTACTGGTATGCCGACAGGAAGACGCTGATGGCCGACCTGTCGATAAAATATGCTGCATGGCGTGCCGGCCTCGGATCTTTCGGAAAGAACCACCTTCTGATCACGGACAGGTTCGGGCCCAGGGTGAGACTGGCCGCGGTCCTCACCGACGCACCTCTCGATCCCGGTCATCCGAAAGGCGGCCTCCTTTCAGACCGGTGTGCAGGGTGCACGCGGTGCATCGAAGCCTGTCCTGTGGGGGCGATCACCCCCGATGGCATAGACCGTCAGGCGTGTGCCGCGTATATGTTCGGCGATCTCGGCGGGTTGCGGTGCGGCATGTGCATCAGGGCATGCCCCCTTGTGGAAAGATAA
- the mcrB gene encoding coenzyme-B sulfoethylthiotransferase subunit beta has product MAAYSETIDLYSDDGKLLKSGVTLDKISPLVNPATSKIIDLTKRTINVNLGGIEQALKIGKLGKGKIRGRELNLPIMENKDAIVARIKEMVQVEEGDDTNILEFNKGNLLLVEVPKKRLVNAATYDAAITAVAAATTYAIVDQFNIDAFNASTVKAACWGAYPHTMDMQGALVTSILSIPQNNEGIGFALRNVPVNHFVMMTGRNSLQGAALASTLETAGEFEMGQAIGAFERNQLLCYAYQGLNANNMVYDLVKANGETGTVGSVVQSLVERAIEDKVIAPGKKGGYFQFYDTKDPMLWNAYVSAGTLAATIVNCGAGRFAQAVSSTLLYFNDLIEHETGLPSSDFGRMMGTAVGFSFFSHSIYGGGGPGIFNGNHVVTRHANGVAIPCVVAAASLDAGTQMFAPEGTSKMMGETYGKIDVFNKPIDQIAKGVDLIA; this is encoded by the coding sequence ATGGCAGCATATTCAGAAACAATCGATCTCTATTCAGATGACGGTAAGCTGCTGAAAAGCGGCGTTACCCTCGACAAGATCAGCCCGCTGGTGAACCCGGCGACCAGCAAGATCATCGACCTGACTAAGAGAACGATTAATGTCAACCTTGGGGGCATAGAGCAGGCTCTCAAGATTGGAAAGCTCGGTAAGGGCAAGATCAGGGGACGCGAACTGAACCTCCCGATTATGGAGAACAAGGACGCCATCGTTGCCAGGATCAAGGAAATGGTCCAGGTCGAGGAGGGTGACGACACCAACATCCTCGAGTTCAACAAGGGCAACCTCCTTCTCGTCGAGGTTCCGAAGAAGCGTCTCGTGAACGCCGCCACGTACGACGCAGCGATCACCGCCGTTGCCGCAGCGACCACCTACGCGATCGTCGACCAGTTCAACATCGACGCCTTCAACGCCTCCACGGTCAAGGCCGCCTGCTGGGGCGCCTACCCGCACACCATGGACATGCAGGGTGCTCTTGTCACCTCCATCCTGTCCATTCCGCAGAACAACGAAGGCATCGGCTTTGCTCTCCGTAACGTCCCGGTCAACCACTTCGTCATGATGACCGGCAGAAACTCCCTCCAGGGCGCCGCCCTTGCGTCGACCCTCGAGACCGCCGGTGAGTTCGAGATGGGCCAGGCAATCGGCGCATTCGAGCGCAACCAGCTCCTCTGCTACGCCTACCAGGGCCTCAACGCCAACAACATGGTCTACGACCTTGTCAAGGCAAACGGCGAGACTGGCACAGTCGGTTCCGTCGTCCAGTCCCTCGTCGAGCGTGCGATCGAGGACAAGGTCATTGCACCGGGCAAGAAGGGCGGGTACTTCCAGTTCTACGACACCAAGGATCCGATGCTCTGGAACGCCTACGTCTCTGCCGGCACCCTTGCAGCCACCATCGTCAACTGTGGTGCAGGCCGGTTCGCCCAGGCAGTCTCCTCGACCCTGCTGTACTTCAACGACCTCATCGAACACGAGACCGGCCTGCCGTCCTCCGACTTCGGCCGCATGATGGGTACCGCCGTTGGTTTCTCCTTCTTCAGCCACTCGATCTACGGTGGCGGCGGTCCGGGCATCTTCAACGGCAACCACGTCGTGACCCGCCACGCCAACGGCGTTGCGATCCCGTGTGTGGTCGCCGCAGCCTCCCTCGATGCGGGCACCCAGATGTTCGCACCTGAAGGCACGTCCAAGATGATGGGCGAGACCTACGGCAAGATCGACGTCTTCAACAAGCCAATAGACCAGATCGCCAAGGGCGTGGATCTGATTGCCTGA
- the amrS gene encoding AmmeMemoRadiSam system radical SAM enzyme yields the protein MHEAHQYARVEGDTVRCSLCAHRCTIAAGKHGICGVRVNEGGTLYAANYGLVAAEAVDPIEKKPLFHFLPGTLSYSLGGVGCNFRCQHCQNWHISQASLADLRLMEIPPATGVERALASASASIAWTYNEPTIWHEYALDMGTQARARGLGTVYVTNGYITEEALDELAPMLNAFRVDIKAFTEDFYKKVCRAKLQPVLDAALAAREHGMHIETVTLVIPGLNDSEDEMKALITWVLDNLGPDTPMHFTRFHPDYKMRDLEATPFRTLERIYRQAKDLGVRYPYLGNVPPGPYENTYCPSCGALLIERAGFSSRFVDLDGDRCGRCGERIPVVRSV from the coding sequence ATGCATGAGGCGCACCAATACGCACGGGTCGAGGGGGACACAGTCAGATGTTCACTCTGCGCTCATCGCTGTACGATCGCCGCGGGCAAACATGGAATCTGCGGGGTGCGGGTCAACGAGGGCGGCACCCTGTATGCGGCAAATTATGGCCTGGTCGCCGCAGAGGCGGTGGACCCGATCGAGAAAAAGCCGCTCTTCCACTTCCTGCCCGGTACCCTCTCGTACTCCCTCGGCGGTGTCGGTTGCAATTTTAGGTGCCAGCACTGCCAGAACTGGCACATCTCGCAGGCGTCCCTCGCCGACCTCCGGCTGATGGAGATCCCGCCCGCGACCGGGGTGGAGAGGGCGCTCGCTTCGGCGTCCGCGAGCATTGCCTGGACATACAACGAACCGACGATCTGGCACGAGTACGCCCTGGACATGGGAACACAGGCGCGGGCGCGCGGCCTTGGCACGGTCTATGTCACGAACGGCTACATCACGGAGGAGGCGCTCGACGAACTTGCGCCGATGCTCAATGCCTTCAGGGTGGACATCAAGGCCTTCACCGAGGATTTCTACAAGAAAGTCTGCCGGGCAAAACTCCAGCCCGTGCTCGACGCCGCACTCGCCGCCCGCGAGCATGGGATGCACATCGAGACGGTGACTCTCGTTATCCCCGGCCTCAATGACTCGGAAGACGAGATGAAGGCCCTGATCACCTGGGTCCTCGACAACCTGGGGCCAGACACGCCGATGCACTTCACCAGGTTTCACCCTGATTACAAGATGCGCGACCTGGAGGCGACGCCCTTCAGGACTCTTGAGCGGATCTACAGGCAGGCAAAGGACCTCGGCGTGCGCTACCCGTACCTCGGCAATGTCCCGCCCGGGCCGTACGAGAACACGTACTGTCCCTCTTGCGGGGCGCTGCTCATCGAGAGGGCCGGTTTTTCGAGCAGGTTCGTCGACCTCGACGGGGACCGGTGCGGCCGGTGCGGGGAGAGGATCCCGGTTGTCAGGTCGGTCTGA
- a CDS encoding HEAT repeat domain-containing protein, producing MEHNTEGKTRMDLAGLLDVVQNGDIASSLRAMNDLRAVGDEAVGPLVASLREGTGAGRWRAAMALARMGQNAVDPLITVATGSGGDGVTDPAIWALANIGDQKAVPHLIDLLRREQSVCCRVLTAAALLKLGDPVGIAEVNRHYAEHGEDYQGMVMEAFEGT from the coding sequence ATGGAACACAACACAGAAGGAAAGACCAGAATGGATCTGGCCGGACTGCTGGATGTCGTGCAGAACGGTGATATCGCCAGCAGTCTCCGGGCGATGAACGACCTCCGGGCGGTTGGCGATGAGGCCGTCGGCCCGCTGGTTGCGTCCCTCAGGGAGGGAACGGGCGCCGGACGCTGGAGGGCGGCGATGGCGCTTGCCCGCATGGGACAAAACGCCGTGGACCCGCTGATCACAGTCGCCACCGGCAGCGGCGGCGACGGTGTCACGGACCCTGCCATCTGGGCCCTTGCCAATATCGGAGATCAGAAAGCCGTGCCGCACCTGATCGACCTCCTTCGCCGGGAACAGTCGGTCTGCTGCCGCGTCCTGACAGCGGCGGCGCTGCTTAAACTTGGCGACCCTGTGGGGATCGCCGAGGTGAACCGCCATTACGCGGAGCACGGCGAGGACTACCAGGGAATGGTGATGGAGGCCTTCGAGGGGACCTGA
- the mcrG gene encoding coenzyme-B sulfoethylthiotransferase subunit gamma: MAYTPQYGPGTSIVAQNRRNQMNPNYKLEKLREVTDEDVVLVLGHRAPGAAYPSAHPPLAEQQEPADPMRKLVKPTEGAKAGDRVRYVQFADSMFNAPSQPYQRTYAEMYRFRAIDPGTLSGRQIVECRERDLDQYAKTLIETEMFDPALVSMRGATVHGHSLRLAEDGMMFDALQRCVLGEDGVVRYVKDQVGVPLDRAVEVGKPMDAKWLKEHSTIFHSLVGTALREDPEYIEYLQRIHTLRTKYGFMPKEE; the protein is encoded by the coding sequence ATGGCATACACTCCACAGTATGGTCCGGGAACTTCTATCGTTGCCCAGAACAGGCGCAACCAGATGAATCCCAACTACAAACTCGAAAAACTCCGTGAGGTCACTGACGAGGACGTCGTCCTGGTCCTCGGCCACCGCGCACCCGGTGCGGCTTACCCGAGCGCCCACCCGCCCCTGGCCGAACAGCAGGAACCCGCAGACCCGATGCGCAAGCTTGTCAAGCCCACTGAGGGCGCAAAGGCCGGCGACCGTGTCAGGTACGTCCAGTTTGCGGACTCGATGTTCAACGCCCCGTCCCAGCCGTACCAGCGGACCTACGCAGAAATGTACCGCTTCCGCGCCATCGACCCCGGCACCCTCTCTGGTCGCCAGATCGTCGAGTGCCGCGAGCGCGACCTCGACCAGTACGCAAAGACCCTGATCGAGACCGAGATGTTCGACCCCGCCCTCGTCAGCATGCGTGGTGCGACCGTGCACGGCCACTCCCTCCGTCTTGCAGAGGACGGCATGATGTTCGACGCCCTTCAGCGCTGCGTTCTTGGTGAGGACGGCGTTGTCCGGTACGTGAAGGACCAGGTCGGCGTTCCCCTTGACCGTGCGGTCGAGGTCGGCAAGCCGATGGACGCAAAGTGGCTCAAGGAGCACAGCACGATCTTCCACTCCCTTGTCGGAACTGCGCTCCGTGAAGACCCCGAGTACATCGAATACCTCCAGCGCATCCACACGCTGAGGACCAAATACGGTTTCATGCCCAAGGAGGAGTGA
- a CDS encoding flavodoxin family protein, protein MKILGINGSPRGQESMTGRLVDAVLCGAREAGAEIEFIDAAALRIRPCSACTLCYQTGECPKQDDFAALYEKMLEADGIVFGSPNYIDNVSAQMKAVFDRMADAVHCQFFAGKYGCAVATAGGAGADDIATYLNHVLQILGADTVGAVAAVMVAGPEAFAATEKEAFALGKNLAAAITDCRTYPEQEALHAEMAAGMKALVFANKDVWKHQYDHWVAQDRN, encoded by the coding sequence ATGAAAATACTGGGAATCAATGGGAGCCCTCGCGGGCAGGAGAGCATGACCGGACGCCTTGTCGATGCCGTGCTCTGCGGTGCGCGAGAGGCCGGGGCAGAGATCGAGTTCATCGACGCCGCAGCCCTCAGGATCAGGCCATGCAGTGCATGCACCCTCTGCTATCAGACGGGCGAGTGCCCGAAGCAGGACGACTTTGCAGCCCTCTACGAAAAGATGCTCGAAGCCGACGGGATAGTCTTCGGTTCGCCAAACTATATCGACAACGTCTCCGCGCAGATGAAGGCGGTCTTCGACCGGATGGCCGACGCCGTCCACTGCCAGTTCTTTGCCGGGAAGTATGGGTGCGCCGTTGCGACCGCCGGGGGGGCCGGTGCCGACGATATTGCGACGTACCTGAACCACGTCCTCCAGATCCTCGGGGCCGACACGGTCGGCGCGGTGGCCGCGGTGATGGTCGCAGGCCCTGAGGCCTTTGCCGCTACCGAGAAAGAGGCCTTTGCGCTCGGGAAGAACCTTGCCGCGGCGATCACGGACTGCCGCACGTACCCTGAACAGGAGGCACTCCACGCCGAGATGGCGGCAGGGATGAAAGCACTGGTCTTCGCCAACAAAGATGTCTGGAAGCACCAGTATGATCATTGGGTTGCACAGGACAGGAATTAA
- a CDS encoding GNAT family N-acetyltransferase: MRQSQTRRRTRIFCVFVEDTPVSVARCKRHPDGCEVDGVFTWEEFRGKEYARNAMEGLVAACGSDDLYMYAVVPLVAFYASLGFVPIKEKELHASVRQRYAWALGNLKGTNVCPMKRMSG, from the coding sequence ATGCGACAAAGTCAGACCCGGCGACGGACCCGGATCTTCTGTGTCTTCGTCGAGGACACGCCGGTGAGCGTCGCACGGTGCAAACGCCACCCCGACGGGTGCGAGGTCGATGGTGTCTTCACCTGGGAAGAATTCCGCGGGAAGGAGTATGCCCGGAATGCGATGGAGGGACTGGTCGCCGCCTGCGGGTCAGATGACCTGTATATGTATGCGGTCGTGCCCCTCGTTGCCTTCTACGCCTCGCTCGGTTTCGTGCCCATCAAAGAAAAAGAATTGCATGCGTCGGTCAGGCAGAGGTACGCGTGGGCGCTGGGGAACCTGAAGGGCACGAACGTCTGCCCGATGAAGAGGATGAGTGGGTAA
- a CDS encoding Mut7-C RNAse domain-containing protein produces MSGRSEGKRPRFLADRMLGVLTRHLRLMGYDTLSANALTPGNPREDTVLLAIAETDGRILLTRDAELARRAGGRGVYIRSADVMEQERQLVDRGLIRQEFTFDRCSVCNTPLRPAQKKEVLGAAYAPRKPEGLSFFWCPICRRLYWEGSHTARMRREVGKKEESSRPG; encoded by the coding sequence TTGTCAGGTCGGTCTGAGGGGAAGCGGCCCCGCTTCCTCGCCGACAGGATGCTCGGCGTGCTGACACGGCACCTGCGGTTGATGGGGTACGACACCCTCTCGGCGAACGCCCTCACGCCGGGAAACCCGCGAGAGGACACGGTGCTCCTTGCCATCGCCGAGACTGACGGGCGGATCCTCCTGACGCGGGACGCCGAACTGGCGCGCCGGGCAGGGGGGCGGGGTGTGTACATCAGGTCGGCAGACGTCATGGAGCAGGAGAGGCAACTCGTGGACAGGGGCCTGATCAGGCAGGAGTTCACCTTCGACCGCTGTTCGGTCTGCAACACGCCCCTCCGTCCGGCGCAGAAAAAGGAGGTACTCGGTGCGGCCTATGCGCCACGAAAGCCGGAAGGGCTTTCTTTTTTCTGGTGCCCGATCTGTCGGCGCCTCTACTGGGAGGGGTCGCACACGGCGAGGATGCGGCGAGAGGTCGGGAAAAAAGAGGAGAGTTCTAGGCCTGGTTGA
- the mcrD gene encoding methyl-coenzyme M reductase operon protein D — protein sequence MPESAFPQCRIVPLRLLSPQTTEGLLSQVARVPGIRRIVINGPGLPAIIPYGPARGQANPNTNRRTIQVCGAEFEMKIQTGTVTLEVEDDEVIAAVQAMCDEFFTEIPYTLQKGRFMKSTPTLVDYAKYGPETNELVIGLVDPRKKDEPIIIPIPTRPEQGEDCQDISRQNIHQI from the coding sequence TTGCCTGAGTCAGCCTTCCCCCAGTGCAGGATCGTTCCCCTCCGTCTCCTGTCGCCCCAGACGACAGAAGGCCTGCTGAGCCAGGTCGCGAGGGTTCCGGGAATCCGCCGGATCGTGATCAACGGTCCCGGCCTCCCGGCCATTATCCCGTACGGCCCGGCCCGTGGTCAGGCCAATCCCAATACCAACAGGCGGACGATCCAGGTCTGTGGCGCCGAATTCGAGATGAAGATCCAGACCGGCACGGTCACCCTTGAAGTCGAAGACGACGAGGTGATCGCAGCAGTGCAGGCGATGTGCGACGAGTTCTTCACTGAAATCCCGTACACCCTCCAGAAAGGCCGGTTCATGAAGAGCACTCCGACCCTTGTGGACTATGCAAAATATGGTCCCGAGACAAACGAACTCGTCATCGGACTCGTCGATCCCAGAAAGAAAGACGAACCGATCATCATCCCGATTCCCACCCGCCCGGAGCAGGGGGAAGACTGTCAGGATATCTCCAGACAGAATATACACCAGATTTAA
- a CDS encoding CxxC-x17-CxxC domain-containing protein → MYGNRVGGPRDNFSRGPREMFKAVCSDCGKECEVPFKPTEGRPVYCRDCLPKHRKPRF, encoded by the coding sequence ATGTACGGCAACAGAGTAGGTGGCCCGAGGGACAACTTCTCCCGCGGTCCCCGTGAGATGTTCAAGGCAGTCTGTTCAGACTGCGGTAAGGAATGCGAAGTACCCTTCAAGCCGACTGAAGGAAGACCTGTGTACTGCCGGGATTGCCTCCCCAAGCACAGAAAGCCCAGATTCTAA